One genomic segment of Rhizobium gallicum bv. gallicum R602sp includes these proteins:
- a CDS encoding heparinase II/III family protein produces the protein MQSGRRFSSLYVREAWRRMSRRIASLRLRLLRHTIQVPERLIVAPTDLRAIDSHIAEEIMNGRFALAGRLLETNGKSPFGFTLPSRAFASRLHGFGWLRHMRAYKSDQACAVARAIVDSWLSLHAGRMEGIAWEIDVTSQRVIAWLSHSPVVLQNADRGFYRRFMKSLAFQVRYLRRMAAFAPAGEGLFRLRIALAMASIAMPARQGVLRKAAQALDNEFDSQILPDGGHISRNPRTGLELLLDLLPLRQTYVNLGHDLPQKLISGIDRMYPALRFFRHHNGDLALFNGATSTLANELMSVLRYDETAGPPFKAMPHSRYQRLAAGNTILIADTGPPAAGPLSRTAHAGCLSFEMSSGRHRFIVNSGSPKFAGRRYVQMARTTATHSTVTLNDTSSSRFSASEFLGYVMTDSVKTVSVERAETDDGRDGIKVSHDGYLKNFGMLHERELTLNAAGSIVTGRDRLVPQGERVIDEPLRAAARFHIHPAINVKQSDRESVLLTAPDGESWLFSSPGNEVLITEDIFFADASGICGSDQIEIDFVFAEKPEIRWFLSRKS, from the coding sequence ATGCAGTCCGGCCGGCGGTTTTCGAGTTTGTATGTTCGGGAGGCTTGGCGCCGCATGTCGCGGCGCATCGCATCCCTGCGCCTTCGCCTTTTGCGCCATACAATCCAAGTGCCCGAGAGGCTTATCGTCGCGCCGACTGATCTTCGCGCCATCGATTCTCATATCGCCGAGGAGATCATGAACGGCCGCTTCGCTCTGGCAGGCCGCCTGCTGGAGACAAACGGCAAGTCACCCTTCGGCTTTACGCTTCCCTCACGCGCTTTTGCCAGCCGTTTGCATGGCTTCGGCTGGCTTCGCCATATGCGTGCCTACAAAAGCGATCAAGCTTGCGCGGTTGCCCGGGCGATCGTCGATAGCTGGCTCTCGTTGCACGCTGGCCGCATGGAAGGCATTGCCTGGGAAATCGATGTCACTTCACAGCGAGTGATTGCCTGGCTCTCGCATTCGCCGGTCGTGCTGCAGAATGCTGATCGCGGCTTTTACCGTCGTTTCATGAAGTCTCTGGCGTTTCAGGTTCGCTACCTGCGCCGTATGGCGGCTTTCGCGCCGGCGGGGGAAGGTCTTTTCCGCCTGCGGATCGCCCTCGCCATGGCTTCGATTGCAATGCCAGCGCGACAAGGTGTGTTGCGCAAGGCCGCCCAGGCGCTGGATAATGAATTCGATAGCCAGATTCTACCGGACGGCGGGCATATCTCCCGCAATCCCCGCACAGGCCTGGAATTGCTTCTCGATCTCCTACCGCTCCGGCAGACCTATGTGAACCTCGGTCACGATCTGCCGCAGAAGCTGATTTCAGGCATCGATCGCATGTATCCGGCGCTGCGCTTCTTCCGCCACCACAATGGCGACCTCGCGCTCTTTAACGGCGCGACATCGACGCTTGCCAACGAGCTGATGTCGGTTCTGCGCTATGACGAAACGGCCGGCCCACCGTTCAAGGCGATGCCGCATTCGCGCTATCAACGTCTTGCGGCGGGAAATACCATTTTGATCGCCGATACCGGTCCTCCCGCAGCAGGCCCCCTGTCGCGCACGGCGCATGCAGGCTGCCTTTCCTTCGAAATGTCCTCGGGTCGTCATCGCTTTATCGTCAACTCCGGCTCACCGAAATTCGCTGGTCGCCGCTATGTGCAGATGGCGCGCACGACTGCGACGCATTCGACCGTGACACTGAACGACACCTCATCCAGCCGCTTCTCGGCTTCGGAATTTCTCGGTTATGTCATGACGGATTCGGTGAAGACCGTTAGCGTCGAGCGCGCTGAAACCGACGACGGACGCGACGGCATCAAGGTCAGTCACGACGGCTATCTGAAAAATTTCGGCATGCTCCATGAGCGCGAACTGACTCTGAATGCTGCAGGCTCCATCGTCACTGGCCGTGATCGGCTGGTGCCGCAGGGCGAGCGCGTCATTGACGAGCCTCTTCGTGCTGCCGCGCGCTTCCATATCCATCCGGCCATAAATGTGAAGCAGAGCGATCGCGAGTCCGTGTTGCTGACAGCGCCGGATGGCGAAAGTTGGCTCTTTTCGTCGCCGGGGAACGAAGTTCTGATCACTGAAGATATCTTTTTTGCTGACGCCTCCGGCATCTGCGGTTCTGACCAGATCGAGATCGACTTCGTTTTTGCCGAGAAGCCGGAAATTCGCTGGTTTTTGTCCCGCAAGAGCTAG
- a CDS encoding RsmB/NOP family class I SAM-dependent RNA methyltransferase, with protein sequence MVLNSDGRNKPFNKKKPPLERLAVKPGLEARAAAAKILAAVIDRKLPLDGALDHEHGNPAYKALRESDRALVRAILNSALRHLPRIDAAIASLLDSPLPEGARALHHVLAVGAAQILYLDVPDHSAVDLAVEQANQDPRNRRFAKLVNAILRRLGREKEKVLEDVAKISPMPAWFIDRLEKAYGKEAAAAIAESQLEPAAIDLTVKSDAAGWAARLNGEVLPTGGVRLAAFDGTIPSLEGFDQGEWWVQDAAASIPAKLLGDLSGKRVVDLCAAPGGKTAQLILAGGSVTAIDQSESRLKRLRSNLDRLALKAETLATDLVKYQPGEPFDAILLDAPCSSTGTTRRHPDVLWTKGPEDIAKLAGVQERLLRHALTLLKPGGTLVFSNCSLDPVEGEDVVSRILADTANVERVRIDAALWPGLEMAISPLGEFRTTPAMLRMPATVASGLDGFYAAVLRRLA encoded by the coding sequence CTGGTCTTGAATTCAGACGGCAGAAACAAGCCATTCAACAAAAAGAAACCGCCTTTAGAACGCCTGGCGGTCAAGCCGGGCCTAGAGGCGCGTGCGGCCGCAGCGAAGATTCTCGCTGCCGTGATTGACCGCAAACTGCCGCTAGATGGTGCATTGGATCACGAACACGGAAATCCCGCATACAAGGCACTCAGGGAGAGCGATCGCGCACTGGTTCGCGCTATTCTCAACAGTGCGCTCCGTCACCTGCCCCGCATCGATGCGGCGATTGCTTCTCTATTAGACTCGCCGTTGCCCGAAGGCGCGCGCGCACTTCATCATGTGCTTGCGGTTGGGGCGGCGCAGATCCTTTATCTCGACGTCCCCGACCATTCGGCGGTCGATCTTGCCGTCGAGCAGGCAAATCAGGATCCTCGCAATCGCCGCTTCGCAAAACTGGTGAATGCGATCTTGCGACGACTTGGCCGCGAGAAGGAGAAGGTCCTCGAAGACGTCGCGAAGATTTCGCCGATGCCGGCTTGGTTTATCGACCGTCTTGAAAAGGCTTACGGGAAAGAGGCCGCCGCGGCGATCGCCGAATCTCAGCTCGAGCCGGCGGCAATCGATCTCACCGTGAAGTCGGATGCGGCAGGCTGGGCAGCAAGATTGAATGGGGAAGTCCTGCCGACCGGTGGCGTGCGTCTCGCAGCCTTTGATGGCACTATCCCCTCCCTTGAAGGTTTCGATCAAGGCGAATGGTGGGTGCAGGATGCCGCGGCAAGCATTCCGGCCAAGCTCCTTGGCGACCTGTCTGGCAAACGCGTCGTCGATCTTTGCGCCGCACCGGGCGGCAAGACCGCACAGCTCATTCTCGCCGGAGGTAGCGTCACTGCGATTGATCAATCTGAAAGCCGATTGAAGCGCCTACGCTCCAATCTCGACCGCCTTGCCCTCAAGGCAGAAACGCTCGCGACGGATCTTGTGAAATACCAGCCGGGCGAGCCGTTTGATGCCATCCTGCTCGACGCGCCCTGCTCCTCGACGGGCACCACGCGCCGTCATCCGGATGTCCTCTGGACGAAGGGGCCGGAGGACATCGCAAAGCTTGCTGGCGTGCAAGAACGCCTGCTTCGCCATGCGCTGACGCTCCTGAAGCCTGGCGGTACTCTCGTCTTTTCAAATTGCTCGCTGGATCCAGTCGAAGGCGAGGATGTCGTCAGCCGCATCTTGGCGGACACAGCGAATGTCGAGCGCGTCCGGATCGACGCTGCTCTATGGCCCGGTTTGGAAATGGCGATCAGTCCGCTTGGCGAATTCCGGACGACCCCCGCCATGCTGCGCATGCCCGCAACGGTCGCTTCAGGTCTTGACGGTTTTTACGCTGCAGTGCTGCGGCGTCTTGCCTGA
- the htpX gene encoding zinc metalloprotease HtpX has protein sequence MNLVRTAMLLAFMTALFMFVGFLIGGRGGMMIAFLIAAGMNFFSYWNSDRMVLSAYRAREVDERNAPEFFRIVRDLAQNAGLPMPKVYLYDNPQPNAFATGRNPENAAVAASTGLLSALSPEEVAAVMAHELAHIQNRDTLTMTITATLAGAISMLGNFAFFFGGNRENNNNPFGFVGVLLAMIVAPLAAMLVQMAISRTREYSADRRGAEICGNPLWLASALGKIARGAAHIPNYDAERNPATAHMFIINPLSGERMDNLFSTHPNTENRIAALQEMAANGMNGSTATVRTGNPSRRSRSVPNTGIGRGGSQPPKGPWS, from the coding sequence ATGAACCTCGTTCGCACTGCCATGTTGCTTGCCTTCATGACGGCTCTGTTCATGTTCGTCGGATTCCTGATCGGTGGCCGCGGCGGCATGATGATCGCCTTCCTGATCGCTGCGGGTATGAATTTCTTTTCCTACTGGAATTCGGACCGGATGGTGCTTTCGGCCTACCGGGCGCGGGAGGTCGATGAGCGCAACGCGCCGGAATTCTTCCGCATCGTTCGCGATCTTGCGCAAAATGCCGGGCTGCCCATGCCGAAAGTCTATCTCTACGACAATCCGCAGCCGAATGCCTTTGCCACGGGCCGCAATCCGGAGAATGCCGCCGTGGCGGCCTCGACGGGGCTGCTCAGCGCGCTCTCGCCGGAAGAAGTGGCGGCTGTGATGGCGCATGAACTGGCGCATATCCAGAACCGCGACACGCTGACGATGACGATCACGGCAACGCTTGCCGGCGCAATCTCGATGCTCGGTAACTTCGCCTTCTTTTTCGGCGGCAATCGCGAGAACAACAATAACCCGTTCGGTTTCGTCGGCGTGCTTCTGGCGATGATCGTAGCGCCGCTCGCCGCTATGCTTGTGCAGATGGCGATCAGCCGGACGCGCGAATATTCTGCCGACCGGCGCGGCGCCGAAATCTGCGGCAACCCCCTATGGCTCGCTTCCGCGCTCGGCAAGATTGCCCGTGGCGCGGCGCATATCCCGAATTATGATGCCGAGCGCAATCCTGCGACAGCGCATATGTTCATCATTAATCCCCTCTCCGGGGAGCGTATGGACAACCTGTTTTCGACGCACCCGAATACGGAAAACCGTATTGCAGCACTTCAGGAAATGGCAGCAAACGGTATGAATGGCTCGACGGCGACGGTTCGTACTGGTAATCCGTCGCGCAGATCGCGCTCGGTTCCGAATACGGGTATTGGCCGCGGTGGTTCCCAACCGCCAAAAGGTCCCTGGTCTTGA
- a CDS encoding DUF1674 domain-containing protein → MQPADNDNVDSTVAEGAELPRKVLSPAAKRALAEAEERRRNQKPLELPPEIGGRGGAEPARFGDYEINGRAIDF, encoded by the coding sequence TTGCAGCCAGCCGACAACGACAATGTAGATAGCACTGTGGCAGAAGGAGCAGAACTGCCGCGCAAGGTTCTGTCTCCCGCTGCCAAACGCGCGCTTGCCGAAGCCGAGGAACGACGCAGGAACCAGAAACCCCTGGAACTGCCACCGGAGATCGGTGGACGGGGAGGAGCCGAGCCAGCGCGCTTCGGCGATTACGAAATCAACGGCCGTGCGATCGATTTTTAA
- the acs gene encoding acetate--CoA ligase, translated as MSEKIHPVTKLVKSHALIDKAKYEKWYEDSIENPDKFWGKHGKRIDWFKPYTKVKNTSFTGKVSIKWFEDGQTNVSHNCIDRHLKTHGNQVAIIFEGDNPYIDKKITYNELYEHVCRMANVLKKHGVKKGDRVTIYMPMIPEAAYAMLACARIGAVHSVVFGGFSPEALAGRIVDCGSTFIITCDEGVRGGKPVPLKDNADTAIHIAARQHVTVGKVLVVRRTGGKTGWAPGRDLWYHQEAATVKAECPPVKMKAEDPLFILYTSGSTGKPKGVLHTTGGYLVYASMTHEYVFDYHHGDIYWCTADVGWVTGHSYIVYGPLANCATTLMFEGVPNFPDQGRFWEVIDKHKVNIFYTAPTAIRSLMGAGDDFVTRSSRSSLRLLGTVGEPINPEAWEWYYNVVGDGRCPIVDTWWQTETGGILITPLPGAIDLKPGSATVPFFGVKPQLVDNDGKVLEGTADGNLCITDSWPGQMRTVYGDHERFIQTYFSAYKGKYFTGDGCRRDEDGYYWITGRVDDVLNVSGHRLGTAEVESALVSHNLVSEAAVVGYPHSIKGQGIYCYVTLMAGNEGSDELRQQLVKHVRSEIGPIASPDKIQFAPSLPKTRSGKIMRRILRKIAEDDFGALGDTSTLADPAVVDDLIANRQNKVTA; from the coding sequence ATGTCGGAAAAGATCCATCCGGTTACGAAACTGGTGAAGAGCCATGCCCTGATCGATAAGGCCAAGTATGAGAAATGGTACGAGGATAGCATCGAGAACCCGGACAAATTCTGGGGCAAGCACGGCAAGCGGATTGACTGGTTCAAGCCCTATACGAAGGTCAAGAACACGTCCTTTACCGGGAAGGTCTCGATCAAGTGGTTCGAAGACGGTCAGACGAACGTTTCCCACAACTGCATCGACCGCCACCTGAAAACGCACGGCAACCAGGTCGCCATCATCTTCGAAGGCGACAATCCCTATATCGACAAGAAGATCACCTATAACGAGCTCTACGAGCATGTCTGCCGCATGGCGAACGTGTTGAAGAAGCATGGCGTCAAGAAAGGTGACCGCGTCACCATCTATATGCCGATGATACCCGAAGCGGCCTATGCCATGCTCGCCTGTGCCCGCATCGGCGCCGTGCATTCCGTCGTCTTCGGCGGGTTCTCGCCGGAAGCGCTTGCCGGCCGTATCGTCGACTGTGGTTCGACGTTCATCATCACGTGCGACGAGGGCGTGCGCGGCGGCAAGCCGGTGCCTCTGAAGGACAATGCCGATACCGCGATCCACATCGCGGCCCGCCAGCATGTGACGGTGGGCAAGGTCCTCGTCGTGCGCCGGACCGGCGGCAAGACCGGCTGGGCTCCCGGCCGCGATCTTTGGTACCACCAGGAAGCGGCGACGGTGAAAGCCGAGTGCCCACCTGTGAAGATGAAAGCGGAGGATCCACTGTTCATCCTCTATACCTCTGGCTCCACCGGCAAGCCGAAGGGCGTCTTGCACACGACGGGCGGATATCTTGTCTATGCGTCGATGACCCATGAATACGTCTTCGACTATCACCATGGCGATATCTATTGGTGCACGGCCGATGTCGGCTGGGTGACCGGCCATTCCTACATCGTCTACGGTCCGCTTGCGAATTGCGCGACGACGCTGATGTTCGAAGGCGTGCCGAACTTTCCCGACCAGGGCCGCTTCTGGGAGGTCATCGACAAGCACAAGGTCAACATCTTTTATACTGCTCCGACAGCGATCCGTTCGTTGATGGGCGCCGGCGACGATTTTGTCACCCGCTCGTCCCGCTCGTCCTTGCGCCTGCTCGGGACGGTCGGCGAGCCGATCAACCCGGAAGCTTGGGAGTGGTATTACAATGTCGTCGGCGATGGCCGTTGCCCGATCGTCGATACCTGGTGGCAAACAGAGACCGGCGGCATCCTGATCACGCCGCTGCCTGGTGCGATCGACCTGAAGCCGGGTTCAGCGACCGTCCCATTCTTCGGTGTGAAGCCGCAGCTGGTCGACAATGACGGCAAGGTGCTGGAAGGCACTGCCGACGGCAACCTGTGCATTACCGACAGCTGGCCCGGGCAGATGCGCACGGTCTATGGCGACCATGAGCGCTTCATCCAGACATACTTTTCCGCCTACAAGGGCAAGTATTTTACCGGCGACGGCTGCCGCCGCGATGAAGACGGCTACTACTGGATCACCGGTCGTGTCGACGATGTGCTGAACGTATCCGGCCACCGCCTCGGCACGGCCGAGGTGGAGTCCGCGCTCGTCTCGCATAATCTGGTTTCGGAAGCCGCGGTCGTTGGCTACCCGCATTCGATCAAGGGACAGGGCATCTATTGCTACGTCACGCTGATGGCCGGAAACGAAGGATCCGATGAGTTGCGCCAACAGTTGGTGAAGCATGTTCGCTCAGAAATTGGCCCGATCGCATCTCCGGACAAGATCCAGTTTGCGCCCAGCTTGCCGAAGACCCGTTCCGGCAAGATCATGCGCCGTATTCTGCGCAAGATTGCCGAGGACGATTTCGGCGCGCTCGGAGATACGTCCACGCTTGCCGATCCGGCGGTCGTTGATGACCTCATTGCCAACAGGCAGAACAAGGTAACCGCGTGA
- a CDS encoding DUF1013 domain-containing protein, with amino-acid sequence MAQQLLMPKATAIWLVDNTALSFDQIAQFCKLHPLEVKAIADGEAAQGIKGLDPISTGQLSRDEIARAEANPNHKLKLSEPKVRVPESKRRGPRYTPVSKRQDRPNAILWLVRNHPELKDAQISRLVGTTKSTIEQIRERTHWNSANLTPMDPVTLGLCSQIDLDMEVEKASRGRPLPTAAELGATLQSAQETERMSPNFEREEEREIDADAVFAKLKSLKSSPKDKDEDEDDRF; translated from the coding sequence ATGGCTCAACAATTGCTCATGCCGAAGGCGACCGCCATCTGGCTCGTCGACAATACGGCGCTGTCTTTCGATCAGATCGCCCAGTTCTGCAAGCTGCATCCCCTCGAGGTGAAAGCAATTGCCGACGGCGAGGCAGCGCAGGGCATCAAGGGCCTGGACCCGATCTCGACCGGCCAGCTTTCACGCGATGAAATTGCCCGCGCCGAAGCTAATCCGAACCACAAGTTGAAACTCTCGGAGCCGAAGGTTCGCGTTCCCGAATCCAAGCGCCGTGGTCCGCGTTACACGCCTGTTTCCAAGCGCCAGGACCGTCCGAATGCCATTCTCTGGCTCGTTCGCAATCACCCGGAGCTGAAGGATGCTCAGATTTCACGCCTCGTCGGCACGACGAAATCGACGATCGAGCAGATTCGTGAACGCACGCATTGGAACTCGGCCAACCTGACGCCGATGGATCCGGTCACGCTCGGCCTCTGCAGCCAGATCGACCTCGATATGGAAGTGGAAAAGGCATCCAGGGGCCGGCCACTGCCGACCGCCGCCGAACTCGGCGCCACGCTGCAGTCCGCCCAGGAAACTGAGCGCATGAGCCCGAATTTCGAACGCGAAGAAGAACGCGAAATCGACGCCGATGCCGTCTTTGCCAAGCTCAAGTCTCTGAAGTCCTCCCCCAAGGACAAGGATGAAGACGAAGACGATCGCTTCTGA
- a CDS encoding IS3 family transposase (programmed frameshift), producing the protein MSKYSLAFKQSVIAAYESGTEGARAVAARFDVDHSTVRKWAAAHAAHGVSGLVKKYSSFDASFKLSVLQRMWDDGLSYRQAAAIFNIRNKSSLVDWETCYERGGIEALAPRCRGRPRLMPKPPAHDEPQALASDDTKSREELLSELAYLRMENAFLKKPGGLNAGTTAAQKAQAVHALRPLHSFAGLLQLAGLARSTFYYQQTAASLAARHAALKDSIKAIFALHKGRYGYRRITAAICRLGRRVNHKTVQRLMGQMGLKSLVRPKKYRSYKGATGRTAPDLIQRKFTAEDANQKWVTDVTEFNVAGEKLYLSPVMDLFNGEIIAFETARRPVFKLVETMLSKALDRLGSGEKPILHSDQGWHYQMTAYQRTLEKHDVIQSMSRKGNCLDNAAMESFFAVLKSELFYPTKFASIQSLQSAITDYIHYYNHDRIKMKLKGLSPVQYRTQPLNLPCL; encoded by the exons ATGTCCAAGTACAGCTTAGCGTTCAAGCAGTCCGTCATCGCCGCTTATGAGAGCGGCACGGAAGGGGCACGCGCAGTAGCGGCTCGGTTTGACGTTGATCATTCGACGGTGCGCAAATGGGCTGCGGCTCATGCGGCGCATGGCGTGTCAGGGTTGGTAAAGAAATACAGCTCCTTTGACGCGTCTTTCAAGCTTTCGGTATTGCAGCGGATGTGGGACGATGGGCTTTCCTATCGGCAGGCGGCTGCGATTTTCAACATCCGCAACAAGAGTAGCCTTGTCGATTGGGAGACGTGTTACGAGCGCGGCGGGATAGAGGCGTTGGCCCCGCGGTGCAGAGGAAGGCCCCGATTGATGCCCAAACCGCCTGCCCACGATGAACCGCAAGCCTTGGCGAGCGATGACACGAAGAGCCGCGAGGAGTTGCTTTCGGAACTGGCCTATCTGCGCATGGAGAACGCTTTCCTAAAAAAAC CTGGAGGCCTTAACGCAGGAACAACAGCGGCTCAAAAAGCGCAAGCCGTTCACGCGTTAAGGCCGCTCCATTCGTTTGCCGGTCTGCTGCAATTGGCAGGCCTGGCCCGCAGCACGTTCTACTACCAGCAAACGGCAGCATCGCTGGCCGCCCGCCATGCCGCGCTCAAAGACAGCATCAAAGCCATCTTCGCCCTTCACAAGGGGCGCTATGGCTATCGCCGCATCACGGCTGCCATCTGCCGACTGGGACGGCGCGTCAATCACAAGACAGTTCAGCGGCTGATGGGGCAAATGGGTTTGAAATCGCTGGTGCGGCCGAAGAAGTATCGGTCCTACAAGGGCGCTACCGGCCGCACCGCTCCCGATCTCATCCAGCGCAAGTTCACGGCTGAGGATGCAAACCAGAAATGGGTGACGGATGTGACCGAGTTCAACGTTGCGGGCGAAAAGCTCTATCTCTCACCGGTCATGGACCTCTTCAATGGCGAGATCATCGCCTTCGAGACAGCCCGCCGTCCCGTCTTCAAACTCGTGGAAACCATGCTCAGTAAGGCGCTGGACCGGCTGGGGAGCGGCGAAAAGCCGATCCTGCATTCCGATCAGGGATGGCACTATCAGATGACCGCCTATCAGCGCACGCTTGAAAAACACGACGTCATCCAAAGCATGTCACGCAAAGGCAACTGCCTCGACAACGCGGCAATGGAAAGCTTCTTCGCGGTGCTGAAATCAGAGCTGTTCTACCCGACCAAATTCGCCAGCATTCAAAGCCTGCAGTCCGCCATCACCGACTATATCCACTACTACAATCACGACAGGATCAAAATGAAACTCAAAGGGCTGAGTCCTGTACAATACAGAACCCAGCCCTTAAATCTGCCTTGCCTTTAA
- a CDS encoding flagellin N-terminal helical domain-containing protein has product MSSILTNTAAMAALQTLRGVNQSLKETQDHVSSGLRVGKAADNAAYWSIATTMRSDNKALSAVSDALGLGAAKVDTAYAAMDSAIDIVSEIKAKLVAATEKGVDKAKVQEEISQLQAQLLSIAQSASFSGENWVAGEGTKSVVSTFVRDGSNAVSVKQTEYILDDTSVGNVLFGMSGGLIETSTGIIGTSNGTIGSVYKMDITNFTTEDVGLALTAVESALKAMTSAGAQLGSISTRIQLQEDFVSTLSDSIDSGIGRLVDADMEEESSKLTALQTQQQLAIQSLSIANSASQNILSLFRS; this is encoded by the coding sequence ATGTCAAGCATTCTAACGAACACTGCCGCAATGGCGGCACTGCAGACCCTTCGCGGTGTAAACCAAAGCCTCAAGGAAACCCAGGACCACGTTTCGTCCGGCCTGCGCGTCGGCAAGGCGGCTGACAATGCCGCTTACTGGTCGATCGCAACGACCATGCGTTCCGACAACAAGGCGCTTTCGGCCGTTTCCGACGCTCTCGGCCTCGGTGCCGCCAAGGTCGACACTGCCTATGCCGCGATGGACAGCGCCATCGATATTGTTTCCGAAATCAAGGCCAAGCTGGTTGCCGCAACCGAAAAGGGCGTCGACAAGGCCAAGGTTCAGGAGGAGATTTCCCAGCTTCAGGCTCAGCTGCTGAGCATCGCTCAGTCTGCTTCCTTCTCCGGTGAAAACTGGGTCGCCGGCGAGGGTACGAAGAGCGTCGTTTCGACCTTCGTTCGCGATGGTTCGAACGCTGTATCCGTCAAGCAGACCGAATATATCCTCGATGACACCTCGGTCGGCAACGTCCTGTTCGGCATGAGCGGAGGCCTGATCGAAACGTCCACGGGTATTATCGGCACCTCGAACGGTACGATCGGCTCCGTCTATAAGATGGACATCACCAATTTCACCACAGAGGACGTCGGTCTGGCGCTGACGGCTGTCGAATCCGCTCTGAAGGCGATGACCAGCGCCGGTGCACAGCTCGGTTCGATCTCCACTCGCATCCAACTGCAGGAGGATTTCGTCTCGACTTTGAGCGACTCGATCGACTCCGGCATCGGCCGCCTCGTCGACGCCGACATGGAAGAAGAATCGTCCAAGCTGACCGCTCTTCAGACGCAGCAGCAGCTTGCAATCCAATCTCTGTCGATTGCGAACTCGGCATCTCAGAACATCCTGTCGCTCTTCCGCAGCTAA